The Oceaniferula marina sequence TGTCCATCTCTGCCGGGTGATAGAGGCGGTCGTCATTACGAGTTCCGCTCTGTGGGATATGGATAGCTGGATAGATCCGCTGTTCAGCCAATTCACGGTCGAGACGAACCTCCATGTTACCAGTTCCTTTGAACTCCTCAAAAATCACATCATCCATCTTACTCTCGGTCTCAATCAGGGCGGTGGCTAGAATGGTCAAGCTCCCCCCTTCCTCACAATTCCTCGCAGCTCCGAAAAACTTCCGACTTTGCTGCAATGCCACGGGGCTCAGACCTCCGGAACCAATCGGTCCACCACGCTGAGAGTTGTTATGCCCTCGCGCGAGCCGTGTCAAACTATCCAAGAGCAAGACCACATCCTTACCCAACTCCACCAAGCGCTTAGCTCGCTCCATCACCAGATCCGACACCTGGGCGTGGCGTTTCGCAGGCTCATCAAAGGTCGAGCTAAAGACTTCGGCTTCAACGGTTTCTTCGAAATCTGTCACCTCCTCAGGACGTTCATCCAGCAGGAGAATAATCAACTCAACTTCAGGGTGATTCAGCTGAATCGATTTGGCAATCTGCTTGAGCATGATGGTTTTCCCACCACGTGGTGGAGCCACAATCAAACCGCGCTGCCCCTTACCGAGCGGAGCGATCAAATCCAACACGCGAGGGGTCATCCCGGTTTCCTTATTCTCAAGAATCACCCGCTGATCTGGAAACATGGCCGTAAGATGATCAAATGACTTCGGCTTTTCGTATTGATCAACCGGGACGCCTTCAACCTCAAGCACTTCATTGGCCGAAATATACTTATCCCTGCCCTTCGGTCCCCTGAGTTCAACTTTCACCTTCTGACCTACCGTCAGGCCATGCTCACGGATCATGTTCCCGCTAATGTAAAGATCATCAGGAGACGTTTTAAAACTCTTTACCGGGTCGCGAAGCATCGCGTAATTATCTTTCGCCTGTTCGAGAATCCCCTCCCCCACAAGCGATACTCCCTCCCGCGCATAAAAGGAAACCAACTCAAATATCAGCTGACTCTTCGAAGCCTTTGCCGGAATCTTAACGGGCAAGACCTCAAGCATGGCGTAGATATCAGACAGAGGCCTCAAGCGAAGCTCATTGATCACCAATGACTCCGGCAAATCCAAGACAGGCTTCACCTCCTCCGCTGGCATCGGTGCTTTCTCCGATTGCTTTTGCTCATCCGTAGCCGTCTCTTCCGTAGCCGCCTCTTCGGCAGCCGTCTCCGCCGCTGGTTCGGGTACACTTTCAGAGGTCAAAGGCTCATTATCCTCTGCAACAGGTTCCAATTCTTCACTCATCAATTTATTGGGGTATCTTATCAGTTTTTAAATGTTGGAGCATCAAGAACCATACAACATCAATCACTACAAAAGCTCAAGCTCGACAGCGATGGTTTACGATCTCTTTATTGTCCAATTCCAAGTGAATGGATGAACCTCCGGCATTGCCGACGCAACACATCCAATGGGCCTTCATTCCAAAACACCACATCCGCTCGTGCCATTTTGGCAGAGATGGGCATCTGGGAACAGATTACTCCATTCACCGTTTCGTCATCCCAGGCGTTGCGTTTTTTTAGTCGGGCAACTTGAGTGGCTTGACTGGTAGCCACCATCAGATTGGCCGACTGGCCAAAATCAAATCCACTCTCAAACAGGAGAGGGATATCCGCAACGAACAGGCGCGACACCGCTCTTTTAGCGCTTATCTCGAGCAATGCAAGACATTCTTCGCGCACTCTGGGATGAAACACCCCTTCGAGAAACTGCCGATCTGCAGGAAAAGCAAAGGCTCGGTGCCGTAAATAAGCACGATCAAGCTCTCCGCCCTGCAGTATCGATCGATGGCCAAAATAGTCGACAATCTCCCGAATCACTTCTTCATTCGCATACAAGGACCGCACAACAGAGTCCGCATCAAACAGCACCATTGAAGGATACAAGTCTTCAAACAGACGAGCCACCGTGGATTTACCTGTGGCAATACCCCCAGTCAGGGCAACAAGCTGAAGTTTCTCATTCATATCCTTGAGGAAAAAACCCCGACCGCGTTGCCACGGTCGGGGTTGTAAATCTTACAAGTCAGATTGAAAACCTACTTGTTTGGGAGCGGGTCAGAGCCGTCAACACCCATGATTGGAGGATCCATCATACCCGGTGCAGTGTCCACGCTTTCGGTCGGATTATTAATCCGTTGACCTGCCGCATCGATGATCTCAGCTGTCACAAAGATAATCAGGTTACTCTTGATATGGTTTTCCGCTTTACTCTGGAATAGGCGTCCAATCAGAGGCAAATCACCGAGAACAGGAACCTTATCTTCCACGTTCTGGACGTTTTCACTCATCAATCCACCAACAGAGACGGTGTAGCCATCATAAATAGTGAGGGCTGTATTCACACGGCGAGTGGAGAAGACGGGCATCTCAATCCGGTTTTCGGTAATGGTCACCTGAATCGGGTTACCCAGAGCATCACTTGCAGGGCTTTGAATTGGGCTACCATAGTTGATGAAGCCTTCAAATTCAACAATCTCAGGAGCGAAGCGCAGATCGATGGTGTAGTTACTTTCACCAATGGTTGGCTCGATCTCAAGCGTCACACCTGTGTTCCGCGTTTCAAAGGCTGTCGGCGTCGCTGGAGTCACAGGGAAGGATGAGGCTCCGCCTCCACCAATACCACCAATACCACCGGTGCTATTGTTGGTTCCAACACTGTTGGGCAATTCTGGTGGTTCGTATTCAGTTGGATAAATAAATTCGCGGATCACCTCGATCGTCGCTTTCTCACCGGAGCGAGCGAGCACACTGGGAGCCGTCATGATATCAGACCCCTTCTTCTGAGCGAGTCCACGCATGATCATTTGCACCTGACCGTCAGTATAAAGACCTGTCAGAGACAGAATACCAGGAGCAACATTGCCAGTTTGAGCCGTCCGTGTCGGATTGTTCAAAATGGCATCGATACTGTTCCGTGTCGTGGCGTAGTCACCACTCCGAAGACCGGCTGTTGACGTATTGGAAACCTGCTGGGTTGTACCAGATGGAATACCAGGAATGGTCACACCCGAAACTGGGCTGATAAAATCACCACCGGTTCGTGGAGATCCATTACCAACGGTTCCACCACCGAGGAAGGTGCTGTTACCTGCAACGTTGAACGGTGTGACAATCCAGTCAAAACTCAACTCATCCGTGTTCTCCTGAGAGATTTCAATGAACTTGGTGAGAATCCGAACCTGGCGAGGACCGCCAATTCTCATTCCTTCGATCACCTGTTCAATGATATCCAGATTCGCCAAGGTGTTACGCACAACCAGCGTACTGGTGGCTGCGATATGGTTCGCAAATGCCTTATCAGGGAAGTTCACACCATTTTTCATCAAGAGCTCCTTGGCTCCCGGGCGTTGGCTAAGTGTCGTTCCACCTGATGAGCCTCCTCCACCGAATGGGTCATCATCAATATCAGACGAGCTATCAGATCCTTGCATCAGCTGGGCAATAAAGTCCGGCGGCACAACAAAAGAGCGGGTGTAAAGATCATTCACCTCAAGCGAGTCCAAGGGGAGTAGCACCACCGAGTGCTCATCCAACTTGTAACGAAGGCGGGTTGCATCACAGATATACTGAAGAACGGTTCCAAGTGGCACATCGCGAAGCTTGAGCTCCTTGATGCGAAGTTGGTTAGGATTCAATCCTGCATCTGCATCTGGATCGAGGTCATCAGCACCAATTCCGGAATCCCCACCACCGCTAACGGATGGCTTGCGCACAATGAAGTTGATTTTGCTATCTGGTGCCAATTCGCGGGAACGCAAACGTAGGAAATCGAGTGCTTCTTCCACAGTGGTATTATCAAAGTCCACCATCGGAATGGTGATGGTGTTCAGCTGCTGCTGCAGATAAGCCACCCCACTGGTAGGCCCACCTTGCTCCTTGGGAACAAAGACAGGCACTTCGGCTGGAACCGCCATCTCCCACGCTGCGTCCACTTCCTGAAGAAGGTGCGCACGGGTGTGGTCGTATGCGGAACGATAGTAATCCGACTTGATATTCGCCACTTTTTCCATCCAACGGCGAGCAGCCTTGTTGTATGGGTCAATGCGGAGCACCTTACGGAATTCTGCGTCGGCATCATCATATTTTCCGAGGTTGTAGAACCCTTCACCCATGTAGAGATGACGGCGAACTTTGTCGACGTTCTGGGTGTGCTCATAAGTCAGAGCAGGGCTGGTCCGGATAGGATCATCAAAATAAGCAAGCTGCTTCTTGGCATTCAAGTTTGCAGGGTCACGGCGAAGCACATCCTCAAGCAGGGCACGACCTTCGTCATACTTACCTACCCGGCGATATTGTTGAGCCAAAGCAATCGAGGCATCACCAAGGTGACCGTAATAGGAGCGGCGGCGATCTTCAAGAGCTGGCCCAGGAGGCAGAAGACTTGCCGCAATCTTGTATTGCTTAACAGCTTCTTCGTAATCTTGCTCAGCGTAAGCAGCGCGACCCAGCGCGAGCGCTTGGTCAGCTTGCTGAACGAGGCGGGCACGGCGCGCAATTTCTTTCTGCGCGATGCTTGATGTGCTCCCTCCTCCGTAGGATCCGTAGCCGCCGTCTCCGGCGATAGCCAGATTACTGGCCATTGGCATGGATGCTGCCACAGCCATAAGAACAGCTGCTTTTCTGCTAACAGGACGACCGAAGTTGTGGGTGCGATCACGACCGGAATCGTGCATGGATATTTGCGTAGGTGTGGTTTCCATAATAAGCGTGAGTATTTAGTGACGTTTTCAAAGGGCTTTGTGAAGCGTTTTTTTCAATTTTTTTTGAATAAGCTGGTTGTTAACGCCTCCGAACAACCCTCTTCATTTACTTAGTGATTACAGCCCCTTACTTCCCGTAAGGCATCACATGAATTTTCTTGTTTCCGTCTTTGTCGGTGTATTCGACTTCGACTTGCTTGTTAGCGCGATCCACCTTCTTCAAAAGGTAAGGTTTTCCGGTCGCCTTGGAATCATATGGTAGAGCAAAACGAACATTCTCTTCGAGCGTGAATGGGCTTCCCCCCTGCTTCAGCGCATCCAGAGTCAATTCCACCGTGCTATCAACAACCCCTTTGGGTTCCCCTTCTTCAGTTCGGTGCCCTCGACGGTCAAAACGGTAGAGTGTCCCCGCTTTGTTGGGTTTCAGATCCTCGATCACCCAAATTCTGACGGTCTGAGCAATGCCATGGTTATCCACCTCGACATCCAACACATCCTTGAACTTAAAGCGGGTTTTCATCAACTCATCACGGAAGACAATATTATCCCCCTTGGCGATGGGATCTTGACCCATTTTATTCAACTCCCGCTCACCCAAGGTCTGCAATTTGAACTTGAATTTGCCGTCACCAAAACCAGACGGTTTGATTTGAACCTGAGTCGATTTCACAGAAAGTGCTTTCAATTTCACCACAGGATCCGGATAGGACTTAAAATCGTTGGGGTCTGTTTTGGCCACAAACTCCTCCATATTGGAAAAACCGTCTTCATCCGGATCGCGATCCGTAGAATCGGAATAGCCAGGATTCAAATTGTTATCCAACCACCATTTGTTGGGGATCGGAGGGTGAACAGGGCCACTTTGAAGCAAGTCGACCGGATTATCCAAATCGTTCCTGCGTGCAAAAAGGGACACCCCGGTCATCAGGTTGACACTACGCCCTGAAGGCGTCGTTGGCGGCTCCGCCACGTGTGTATCATCCAAGGAATCCCTGACATCTTCAATTTCCTCCAACCCGGGAACGGACACATCCGTATTGCGTTTAACCGTCGGAATGGCAAAGGCCTCATCAACAGCATCCTTGTTGCTGAAAACAACGGCACCACATGCAAGGGCAACAACAACGGCACCTCCCAGGGATGCTTTTTCATAGTTCTCTGATAACCAGGACATAAGTAATAATTTCTAATTAAATCAAATAGTGAACAATCATTCAGATCGTAAATTAACTGTCGGACGAATCGTCGCTCGAATCTTCAGTTGCCTTCTTTCCCTTGCCTTTTGAAGACTCAGCTTCTTCTTTTTTCGTAAGCAGGATGACATCAAAACAAAGGTGGACCTGAATATTTTCAGAACCCAGAACCTGCTTTAAAATCAACTCCCCGGCCGGAACCACCGGCTTGGCGGGTTGAACGACAGGATCTTCGGCACCATCCTCGGCCACTTCAGTGCTATCCTCTTCACCAAGCGCGGATTCTCCATCATCGATAAAGCCTTCAAATCCAGCAAAACCGCCATCCGCCCCACCAGCGGCAGGGATAATATCCGCTGGGAAATTGGCATCCTGGTGCGTAGGTGGGGTTTGACGCTCGTTGCGAAAACGAGCACCGCGAATCGCAAAGTAATACTTCTCAGAGTTCACCATCTCACTAATAAAACTGCGAACGGCATCTTCGTTAGCGGTAAACGACAACTCGACGGGCATCATCTCATAGACGCGACCAAATGCCTCACCCGAGCTCTGACCAGGCTTCGGACGCCGGGCCTTCTTACCCTTCCCTTTCACTGGCTCAGGCTGAACAACCACACCGCTCTCCTCTGGCAACTCAACACGCCGAATATTGTTCAACGAGACGGGCTTCACTTCAGCCAATTGGTTCAGCAGCCACTTGATGGCCTCCAGCTCGTAATTCAGCTTGGCTGTGGCATTCATCCGAGCCGAATCAACTTCGTAATTCTCAAAACCAAACAAACAACCATCGGGCAACTCGGTTCCAGCTTTGGTGAATGCTGCACGCAGCTCCTCCCCCATCTGAACACGCACATCCCTAAACTGGTCCGGCGTCATTTTCTCAAGCTTCGCCGGAGCAAATTTAAGCACCTTCGAACGCACCTCATCGATCATCTCATCATAGGCTTCAACCCCCTCTTCGCGGGCCGCAAGGTGACCGCTCGTCGGGTATGGCTTCTGCTTTTCTAATTGGGCGTATTGCGATTTGAGTTCCTCAAATTGCTCTAATTTTTCATTGTATGCTCCACCTTGGGAAAACCCAAAAAAGAGAAAAGCACCACCCACAACTGCCGTAACCCCTACCAGGCCGGCCACAAATGTATTTTCCTGAATCCAACTCATGGTCGTATAAAATTGTAAAAAATGTCCGTTACTTTCACTGGTCCTCCTATCGCTTGAAGCGAATTAAATCGGGCGCCGGAATCGGCTTTTTAAGCGCAAGCGTCATCTCGAACGGGGCGGCATAAGCACCCTCGGCAAGTTTATCGCTTAAAACGATGTCCAACTCCTCTTGTGAAGGAACCACAAAATAGTCCGACTTGGCGCGCAATTGGTTAATCAGCTTGTAAACATTGCGGTAACCATTTTTGTCTCCGCGCCACAAACCCTTGATTCGCACGGCATTAATCATTGGCTGAACAGGGGCTGGAGCCGCTCCCTTTTTTCCTTTTTTACCCTTTTGCGGAGTCTGCGGCCGCTCAGCTTTGATACGAGTCAAGGCACTACCTCCATACTCCGACGAAGCAAAGCCTTCTATAATAACCGATTGGCCAGGCGATCCGCCCGCAGCCTCATCGCCAGGCTTAAAGTTAATTACCGGGTCAAAGTCAACCGACCAAACAGAATCACTGACAAAGTTTTTACCCAGATCCGCAATAATATTCACCCAGAGGGTTCGTGCGCGCTGAGACGAGACCAGCTGATTTTTGTAAACATCCAGAGAGGCTTCATCTTTAGCCAATTTTTCCAAATCTCCGGAATACTGCCTCAAGTCTGCAATTTTATCCTCCAAGTCTCGGATTTCCTGACCTGCAGCATTCTTCTTCATGTAGTTTGCCCCAGACCAGATGGCCAAACCGCCAATCAGAACTGCCGAAGCAGCTACCAGCATGGGCTTTCTACGTGCCACATCGCGTTCATGCGATACCACGTCGGGAACCAAATCGATTTCCAATGAGGCTTTTCCAAGTCCACGCAGGGCCAGACCAACCAATTCACCTAACTGATGAGCTTCGGCTGCAACCTGATCAACATCCACCCCTTTCCCGACAGATACACGCTTCAGCGGATTAAAGAAGTCAATCGGCAGACGGAGCTTCTCCTGGAAGAAGTCAGCAATGAAGGGAAGGTTTGCCCCCCCGCCAGCTAGCAAAATCTGCTTTGGTGCCTTACCGCCGTGCTGACTGCGGAAATAGTTGGTTGTCCGTGCAATTTCTGCCGGCAACTTACCGAGAGCATTACGAATCACCGTGGCCAAGGCTGCTGTGGCTTCATCCAACTGAGAGGTATGTGCGGTATTCAATGCCACCATCCCGTTGGAACACTTCTGTGTTTCCGCCTCGGAAAAGCTCACTCCATACTCTTTGGAGATGGCCGTGGTGATCGACGCTCCACCGACAGCCACACTCCGCGTAAACATCCGGCTACCTTCAAGATAGACGAGGTTACATGTCTTGGCTCCAATATCAATCAGCAGAGTGGTTTCCTCCAAGTCAGGGTAGTTATAGCGCAGGGCGTTATATAAAGCCATCGGCGAAGCATCCACTTCTTCGGTACTCTGCCCGGCTTCGAGAATCACGTCATTGATATCATTCAGCGCGTCACCTTTGATCGCAACCAGTGCAACCTCCTTGTCCCCTGAACCACTTTCCAACAACTGCCAATCCCAAATCACCTCATTGATCGGAAACGGAACGTGCTGCTGAGCCTCAAAGGCAACCAACTGCTCAATATTATCGTCCTCAATAGGAGGCAGCTTGATAAAGCGGGTGAAAACCGACTGGCCGGAAATCGCATACCTAACCTTCGTTTTGCCGATTTTCAACTTCTCAGCCAACTCGGAAACCGCCACCCGAATCTGGGGTAAGCGGGCCATTTCAGCCGCAGGGTCTGCCAAAATCGACGAAGAGTCATATTTTTCGAGAATGAGTCCTCCGTTTTTCGAAGGCTTGAATACCCCCATGGAAATGCGTTGAGAGCCAATGTTCAACGCTACCGTAGCCTGTGCATCTGCCATAATGTGTGTGTAGAAAAATGAATTGTAAGGGTGTGCAGGCGACAACCAGCAAGATTCCCTGCCAGCCTCGCCAATGAAAAGAAGTCCCTATCGGCGGGACTCCTCAATCTCTGCGTAGCGATCCCACCAGAGAAATTTGAACGGGGTTTCATTTTTATTTCGTAATGGAATCTTGTCGTATCGGGAAATCTGGCGCCACCAACCGGCCTTCCCTGTAGAGGAAAAAATACCAGAACCTTTATAGGCAGCCTGTCCATTGACGAGAATTTCCCCGCCCACAGACTTCACCACCCGCTTGCTGGCACGGTCGCTACCGCTGATCCGCTTGATCGCGGCCGGGGAAAGATAAACCGAACTGTAAATATCCTCTCCAACAGGAACGTTCACATGGTTCACTTCCTTCTCGAGAAACACGCTACGCTTACCTCCCTGAGGATCTTCAATCGCAACGTACCACTTCACGGTCACGCGATCGATAAACTTCTGTTTGTAATCCCGACTCATCTCCACATTAAACTTCACTTCACACTCCAACCAGTCCTTGGGCTTGAAGCTTTTGTTTTTACCAACACTAAATTGAGGCGACGGAAGGTTCTCAAATTTAGGATCTCCCATGCTGACCTTTGCCATCTGCTGCGCCATCAAAGGCGAGAACAATGCTGAGGCTCCTAACACGACGACAGCAAGTATTTCTTTGTGAATTAAAAGTTTCATGATGATTGAGCTTTCATGCACACTACAAAGCCGATCATGGCTTGACCAGCAGAAAGAATGAAAGACCATCACTTTTTTTGCGTGTATCCATTGTGAATTCAAGCCCCCGCCAATCACCGCCTCAGAAGACACATATCGCACTTGTGATTCTCGCCAGCTTGTGATTTCTAAAGGCCGACATGGCCAAGCAGCAACAGAAGAAAAAGCAGCAAACCGCAATCCAACCGACACGTAGCGATGACTTCCCGGAATGGTATCAACAAGTCATCCGCGCCGCTGACATGGCGGAAAACTCGGAAACCCGCGGCTGCATGGTGATTAAACCCTGGGGATACGGGATCTGGGAGCTGATCCAACAACAGCTCGACGTGCGCTTCAAGGAAACCGGCCACCAGAATGCCTACTTCCCCCTGCTTATCCCCCTCTCCTATCTCGAAAAAGAGGCCGGCCATGCCGAAGGTTTCGCCACTGAATGCGCCGTTGTCACTCACCATCGCCTGGAAACCGAAAAGCAGGACGACGGATCCGTGAAAATGGTTCCCACCGGAAAACTCACCGAACCGTATGTCATTCGCCCGACCTCCGAAACCATCATTGGCTCGGCCTTTTCCCGCTGGATCGAGTCCTACCGCGACCTCCCACTCCTGGTCAACCAGTGGGCCAATGTCATGCGCTGGGAAATGCGCCCACGTCTCTTCCTCCGCACGGCTGAGTTCCTCTGGCAGGAAGGACACACCGCCCATGAAACCGAAAACGAAGCGATTGAGGAAACCCGGACCATCCACCGACTCTACGAGGAATTCCTTCGTGATCACCTCGCCATCCCGGTCATTCCAGGCGAAAAAACCGAAGCCGAACGCTTCCCGGGAGCCGACATGACCCTAACCGTCGAGGCCATGGTGCAGGATAAAAAAGCCATCCAAGCTGGAACATCCCACTACCTAGGGCAGAACTTTTCCAAAGCCCAGGACATCAGTTTCACCGGCCGTGATGGAGCCACGCAGCATGCCTACACCACCTCCTGGGGTGTTTCCACCCGCTTGATCGGAACCCTGATCATGGCCCACTCCGATGACGACGGGCTCGTCCTCCCTCCACGCGTCGCCCCCCAACAAATCATCATCATCCCGGTCACCCCCA is a genomic window containing:
- a CDS encoding Amuc_1098 family type IV pilus outer membrane protein; translation: METTPTQISMHDSGRDRTHNFGRPVSRKAAVLMAVAASMPMASNLAIAGDGGYGSYGGGSTSSIAQKEIARRARLVQQADQALALGRAAYAEQDYEEAVKQYKIAASLLPPGPALEDRRRSYYGHLGDASIALAQQYRRVGKYDEGRALLEDVLRRDPANLNAKKQLAYFDDPIRTSPALTYEHTQNVDKVRRHLYMGEGFYNLGKYDDADAEFRKVLRIDPYNKAARRWMEKVANIKSDYYRSAYDHTRAHLLQEVDAAWEMAVPAEVPVFVPKEQGGPTSGVAYLQQQLNTITIPMVDFDNTTVEEALDFLRLRSRELAPDSKINFIVRKPSVSGGGDSGIGADDLDPDADAGLNPNQLRIKELKLRDVPLGTVLQYICDATRLRYKLDEHSVVLLPLDSLEVNDLYTRSFVVPPDFIAQLMQGSDSSSDIDDDPFGGGGSSGGTTLSQRPGAKELLMKNGVNFPDKAFANHIAATSTLVVRNTLANLDIIEQVIEGMRIGGPRQVRILTKFIEISQENTDELSFDWIVTPFNVAGNSTFLGGGTVGNGSPRTGGDFISPVSGVTIPGIPSGTTQQVSNTSTAGLRSGDYATTRNSIDAILNNPTRTAQTGNVAPGILSLTGLYTDGQVQMIMRGLAQKKGSDIMTAPSVLARSGEKATIEVIREFIYPTEYEPPELPNSVGTNNSTGGIGGIGGGGASSFPVTPATPTAFETRNTGVTLEIEPTIGESNYTIDLRFAPEIVEFEGFINYGSPIQSPASDALGNPIQVTITENRIEMPVFSTRRVNTALTIYDGYTVSVGGLMSENVQNVEDKVPVLGDLPLIGRLFQSKAENHIKSNLIIFVTAEIIDAAGQRINNPTESVDTAPGMMDPPIMGVDGSDPLPNK
- the rho gene encoding transcription termination factor Rho encodes the protein MSEELEPVAEDNEPLTSESVPEPAAETAAEEAATEETATDEQKQSEKAPMPAEEVKPVLDLPESLVINELRLRPLSDIYAMLEVLPVKIPAKASKSQLIFELVSFYAREGVSLVGEGILEQAKDNYAMLRDPVKSFKTSPDDLYISGNMIREHGLTVGQKVKVELRGPKGRDKYISANEVLEVEGVPVDQYEKPKSFDHLTAMFPDQRVILENKETGMTPRVLDLIAPLGKGQRGLIVAPPRGGKTIMLKQIAKSIQLNHPEVELIILLLDERPEEVTDFEETVEAEVFSSTFDEPAKRHAQVSDLVMERAKRLVELGKDVVLLLDSLTRLARGHNNSQRGGPIGSGGLSPVALQQSRKFFGAARNCEEGGSLTILATALIETESKMDDVIFEEFKGTGNMEVRLDRELAEQRIYPAIHIPQSGTRNDDRLYHPAEMDKVLEIRRQLASLPIGEAIQTLLKNLSKTGTNAELLLSGLTIGGR
- a CDS encoding Amuc_1099 family pilus-like system protein; translation: MSWLSENYEKASLGGAVVVALACGAVVFSNKDAVDEAFAIPTVKRNTDVSVPGLEEIEDVRDSLDDTHVAEPPTTPSGRSVNLMTGVSLFARRNDLDNPVDLLQSGPVHPPIPNKWWLDNNLNPGYSDSTDRDPDEDGFSNMEEFVAKTDPNDFKSYPDPVVKLKALSVKSTQVQIKPSGFGDGKFKFKLQTLGERELNKMGQDPIAKGDNIVFRDELMKTRFKFKDVLDVEVDNHGIAQTVRIWVIEDLKPNKAGTLYRFDRRGHRTEEGEPKGVVDSTVELTLDALKQGGSPFTLEENVRFALPYDSKATGKPYLLKKVDRANKQVEVEYTDKDGNKKIHVMPYGK
- a CDS encoding Amuc_1102 family pilus-like protein; translated protein: MKLLIHKEILAVVVLGASALFSPLMAQQMAKVSMGDPKFENLPSPQFSVGKNKSFKPKDWLECEVKFNVEMSRDYKQKFIDRVTVKWYVAIEDPQGGKRSVFLEKEVNHVNVPVGEDIYSSVYLSPAAIKRISGSDRASKRVVKSVGGEILVNGQAAYKGSGIFSSTGKAGWWRQISRYDKIPLRNKNETPFKFLWWDRYAEIEESRR
- a CDS encoding Amuc_1100 family pilus-like protein, translated to MSWIQENTFVAGLVGVTAVVGGAFLFFGFSQGGAYNEKLEQFEELKSQYAQLEKQKPYPTSGHLAAREEGVEAYDEMIDEVRSKVLKFAPAKLEKMTPDQFRDVRVQMGEELRAAFTKAGTELPDGCLFGFENYEVDSARMNATAKLNYELEAIKWLLNQLAEVKPVSLNNIRRVELPEESGVVVQPEPVKGKGKKARRPKPGQSSGEAFGRVYEMMPVELSFTANEDAVRSFISEMVNSEKYYFAIRGARFRNERQTPPTHQDANFPADIIPAAGGADGGFAGFEGFIDDGESALGEEDSTEVAEDGAEDPVVQPAKPVVPAGELILKQVLGSENIQVHLCFDVILLTKKEEAESSKGKGKKATEDSSDDSSDS
- a CDS encoding Amuc_1101 family PilM-like pilus complex protein; this encodes MADAQATVALNIGSQRISMGVFKPSKNGGLILEKYDSSSILADPAAEMARLPQIRVAVSELAEKLKIGKTKVRYAISGQSVFTRFIKLPPIEDDNIEQLVAFEAQQHVPFPINEVIWDWQLLESGSGDKEVALVAIKGDALNDINDVILEAGQSTEEVDASPMALYNALRYNYPDLEETTLLIDIGAKTCNLVYLEGSRMFTRSVAVGGASITTAISKEYGVSFSEAETQKCSNGMVALNTAHTSQLDEATAALATVIRNALGKLPAEIARTTNYFRSQHGGKAPKQILLAGGGANLPFIADFFQEKLRLPIDFFNPLKRVSVGKGVDVDQVAAEAHQLGELVGLALRGLGKASLEIDLVPDVVSHERDVARRKPMLVAASAVLIGGLAIWSGANYMKKNAAGQEIRDLEDKIADLRQYSGDLEKLAKDEASLDVYKNQLVSSQRARTLWVNIIADLGKNFVSDSVWSVDFDPVINFKPGDEAAGGSPGQSVIIEGFASSEYGGSALTRIKAERPQTPQKGKKGKKGAAPAPVQPMINAVRIKGLWRGDKNGYRNVYKLINQLRAKSDYFVVPSQEELDIVLSDKLAEGAYAAPFEMTLALKKPIPAPDLIRFKR
- the coaE gene encoding dephospho-CoA kinase (Dephospho-CoA kinase (CoaE) performs the final step in coenzyme A biosynthesis.), whose product is MNEKLQLVALTGGIATGKSTVARLFEDLYPSMVLFDADSVVRSLYANEEVIREIVDYFGHRSILQGGELDRAYLRHRAFAFPADRQFLEGVFHPRVREECLALLEISAKRAVSRLFVADIPLLFESGFDFGQSANLMVATSQATQVARLKKRNAWDDETVNGVICSQMPISAKMARADVVFWNEGPLDVLRRQCRRFIHSLGIGQ
- the proS gene encoding proline--tRNA ligase, which produces MAKQQQKKKQQTAIQPTRSDDFPEWYQQVIRAADMAENSETRGCMVIKPWGYGIWELIQQQLDVRFKETGHQNAYFPLLIPLSYLEKEAGHAEGFATECAVVTHHRLETEKQDDGSVKMVPTGKLTEPYVIRPTSETIIGSAFSRWIESYRDLPLLVNQWANVMRWEMRPRLFLRTAEFLWQEGHTAHETENEAIEETRTIHRLYEEFLRDHLAIPVIPGEKTEAERFPGADMTLTVEAMVQDKKAIQAGTSHYLGQNFSKAQDISFTGRDGATQHAYTTSWGVSTRLIGTLIMAHSDDDGLVLPPRVAPQQIIIIPVTPKEETREAIIDACQALAEVLRREKSYGGQPLRIHVDSRDIGGGVKKWEWVKKGAPIRIEIGPRDLESGKVCLQRRDQAPNAKEFIPKEDFIRHVEETLADIHNQLLQRATELRDNNITTCTDLGEFTNYWDQEQPGWLLTPWNGSREQEEELSKKHKITIRCLPLDLQDEDPSPCILTGEPTPQRAIWGRSY